The following is a genomic window from Calypte anna isolate BGI_N300 chromosome 7, bCalAnn1_v1.p, whole genome shotgun sequence.
CTTCAGGTTTCCTACCAGCAGCAAAGTCTTTGAAGTCCATTTAATGTTCAGGCAGCCCCCTGCTTTGGGATTATTTTCAAGTCTCTCCACTCAAGCTATTTGTGTAATTATGGGCATCAGTCACCATTGCAATGAGAAACATCACAGGCCCTGTGTCTGGCTGTGTCTCTTGgaggaaaatgttttgcagtGCAGTACCCCCATGCTCCCATTCCAGGAGGTTTGTACTGCCTGGGGAGTAGCTCAGTTCCAGCTGGGCagtcttttcctctgaaaaccaGAGTTGTGTGATGGTTCTGGGTGTCAAGCTGTGCCTCCAGTGCAGTCACACAGACTTCCTCAGCCCAGGAGACAGGAACCATGGCTCTGCAAGctcttgctgcagcagcaccttcaCCAGTGTCTTGTAGTGATGTGTTTACTGCTCTTGTTGGATGCTCTTTTCATTAGAGCTCCTTTCTGCCAGGCAAGAGTGGATGCCTGGCCTGGAATCAGCCATCCTTTGTCATCAGTACTTGCAGACTTAGCTTGCCAAGTCTGCATTGTGCTGTTTggatttttcctgtctttcaagGCTGGGTTGGACATAGTGAGCAAGTTGATTTGCATCCTGAAGAATCGTGcttgtggtgttttttgttgttttttttttttttcttcctgttagAGGAGGACTGACTCATTCTGGCTGTTCAGATTGCTTCAAAGCCTTGCTGTTGGGTTGCTTTTTATCTCCATATGGTTCTCCCCAGTCCCCAGAAGCACAACTTGTGCTGTTGGAAAGGTTCAACAAGCACAAGTGCTCTGTCACTGTTCTGCTCCTCTTGCAGGTActgatttttagattttaatcCTGTGTAAGGAGAAGAGTACCTATCCAAGAGGGGCCCAGCTCTAGTGAGTAGAGAGTGGGAAGGCCAAACCATTGTGTACTGTTGAACTTGGTCTGCTCTGgttcagcacagaaaaaaggaGTTCCTGAAGTCTTCAATGTGATTGAGGATAGGTTCCAGCCCCTGGGGAGGTGAAGTCCTTGGTTTAGTTCTGTCTTGGGATCTGTGGCTTTACTGTTTGAAgcagtttcatttcttctcctAATTGCTGGGTGTTTTGCCTGTTACAACCTGTAGGAAAGCCACTTTTAATTCATTATAATGCAAATAAACACCTTTAATTAATGGAGCTTTTATGGCACgcaatatagaatcatagaatcatagaattggctgggttggaagggacctcagggatcatcgagtccaacccttgaaccaccgttgcggttgctagaccatggcactcagtgccacatccaggctcttttgaaatatctccagacacggagaatccactacttccctgggcagcccattccaatggctgatcactctctccgtaaagaaattctttctaatatctaacctaaatttcccctggcacaacttgagaccctgccctcttgtcttgttgaaagtcgtttggcaaaagagcccaaccccccccctggctccaacctcctttcagggagttgtagagagtgatgaggtctcccctgagcctcctcttctccaggctgaacagccccagctctctcagcctctcctcatagggtctgtgctcgagtcccttcaccagcctggttgccctcctttggacctgctccaggacctcaatatccttaGAATCATacactggtttgggttggaagggaccttaaagatcatctagttccaaccccctgccatgggcatggACATGGCACTATAATTACTTCTAGCTCTTCCTCAAATTGTCCCCAACACCCAGGACAGCAGCCCCTCAGCACCCTCCAGCCAGCTCCATCCCCCCCATCCCAGACAAACCTCATCTGAGATCTTCAAGAGGACAAATCACACAAAGTTCTTCCAACAGGACCTGATCCAACTGTTCAATAGAGTTCACATAGTTTGTGTTTGTGCAATTGCTAATGAAAGGGGACTTCATTAGTTAAATGGATCTGGCAAATATGGGCTTTAGGGAGTTCAAAGAATTTATTGGATGGCCCTTGTGTTGCCAAGGCCTCTGGCACCCTCGGAGTATCAAGACAATATTGATGAGGTTTAAAAGTGCATTACTCCTGTCACTAGGCTGAGGGGGACATATGAAAATGTTGCTTGCAGCATAAAACTGAGAAATATGTGATGGGAATAATGAGCTGAACACTTGATACCACTTCATCAGTTAGCCACGAGTATACAGTGAACTTTATACAGCCTGTTAGAAAAAACACATgatccaaaaggaaaaaaagtggagTATCTTGCAAATCTGCATATTCTGAAGGAGACCTATCTCATTTAAGTGGAGAGAACAGTCAGCCTTCATTTTATCTGTGCCTCAGTGGGGTTTACATGCCTTTGCCTGGAGTTAACAAGTAGGCTGCCTGGGTTCAAGACATGCAGACCATGTGTATTTAAGTAAAAGTGTTTCTCTTGCCATATATTGAACCCTCTTCTCTAAAGCTGCATTGGCTTGGCCTCTGGCTTCTTAGTTTTGTGACATTCTTGTCAGAAAGCATCAGTGGTAATTTCCTTGTCATTTTGTAGCCTCTTCTGAATGGAGATCTTCCCACCTAGGTTGTTACCTCTGTCAGTACAGGTGGTGAAACGGAACGAGGTAAATTACCtcagaaaatggggaaaactCAACTGTATTTTTGGGAATAGGTCTGTGTTGAGTTTTTCAGCTGTGAATGTTGGGAATGGGGCCATCCATCGGGATGGAGCTGGCTTCATTAACAACTTTtgcttctctccctttctggCTCCAGCCCGAGACCTAACGGTGCCATTAGCGCGGTCGTGTCATGAGGCAACATTTTATCTTTACCTTAGGTTGCCAATGCCATGAAGAACTCCCTGCCCTTTGATGCTCCTGATTCATCTCAGGATGGCCAGAAGGTACTGAAGGTGGAAGTGACTCCCACAGTGCCCAGGATTTCTCGGACTGCTATTACAACAGCTTCCATCCGGCGGCACCgctggaggagagaaggtgaGCTTTGCCTGTCCAGAGCGGGTGCTGCAGAGGGTCCTGTTCTCATCACCACCACCCAATCTGGCTCCTGAGTTTAAATGTTTGCAGAGCagttggttgggggtttttctcttcatttgttTTTGAACAGTGGTATTCCATAACAGTGTGTAGTATTTTACATCTTCAGAGCTCTGCATGGACATGGACATGTgaggtgtttgttttggttttcatttggtGATAACCCATGAGGTAGGTGAGAAAATGGAGAAGCTggaaaattttcagtaaaactttttttttcccccccccacaaAACACAGCATAAAATTGTGAGGATAGAGCTTGTCATAGACTTTGATTTCTTTAATCCACGCTAAAACTCAACCCCCTCCCATCATAAATAGCTCAGGGAATAAATGATATTATCCAGACCTTCATAGGGTTACAGCTGCCTAAAGCTGCCAAAGGCAGTGGCAGAGGGAGAAGCTGAACATCCCATTCCTGAAATCCTATGGCCCAATTTAGGGAGGGATGCCATAAAGTAGCTTTGGGTAGCTTGGAATCAGtccttatttttccttggtGAGGATGTTTGTAGTATGGAAGTGTGCTTGACTgtatgaagtaaaaaaataaatatgtagcAGTATTTACCTTATTATGATGTCTTCAGTGTAGGTGAAGCAAAAAGCTTGTTTTGAAATCACTTTGTGACACTTATAAAACTTTGTTGCTTCATGTATAAAacactcattttaaaaagctgcataAACAGCTGAAGGTAAAAAAGTAGAATAACCTAGAAATAAACCGAGGGTAAAAGAGTCTGAAAAGAAGGATTACATCTTTTCCTGTGgtactttttgtattttttttccttccttctttctgcatCAGCAAAAGGATTTAATGACCTCTGGTCTTCAGCTGAATCAGGATGTCCAGGACAAGAAGCAGCTGCCTTCTGTTCTCAGGACTCTGGATCATGCTTGTCTTCACCGTAGTTGCCATTTTATCCATTTGCTAGTCCCTGGTCTGCAGTGTAGCCCACCTGTCCCTCCTCTCTGTGGATGTCACCACAACTTCTCACTGAGCTCGGGCAGTGTTTTGTCTTTGTTCCGTGTCCGCATCTATTTCCAACCCGGGCAGGGAGAACGGGAATGCCGAGcaaggagcagaagcagcactaAAATGTTGTGTGTTGAATCCCAGATGGCTTTGACTTCTCAAACGAGGCTGACTCCAGCATCCCTGGCTCCCCGACCCAACACGGCTCCACAGACCTAGGGATCAAACGTGAGCAAGAGGGGGAGGTGCTGGTGCGCAAGACCCCTGAGCATGGCTTCCCGGAGCCCACCTTGGCAGCAGCCACCACAGAGGGTAGGACAGAGATGAGGAGGCAGAAGTCAGTGAGGCAGTTGCTGGAGGAGGATCCTGGCTCCCTATCCCCAAGCAGAACTTCTTTCCATTCTAGTGTGTGTTTCCGCTATCCCAGGGTGTATTAGCTGCTCTTTGCAATACACGCACCCCCTAAATACCTAACAGCAGGTCAGATACTACCTTTTTGTTATCACGTGGGCTGGCCTGGGGCTTGCAGCTGTGTGGTGAAAGAATGCTTggcatggcaaaaaaaaaaaaaaacaaaaaaaacccaaaaacaaaccccaaaaaaccccccaataaccaactgaaaaaaaaaccaaaccaaaaaaaccccaagggtCGTAGCCGAGAGCTTTGGGATTGCTTGGAAACTTTCTATTACTGAGCATGTTTAATGTAatattcagaaggaaaaaaaatgcaccagGTGGACGTGAATCTAGTCCTGAAAAGCAGACTTTAGTGTAAAAATGGATTTGGCTACTACTTAGTTACGAGAGTTTCTCCTTAGTCTGTAGTTTGTAAATTCCCAAGAGCAAAGTTTCCTGTTCCCATTAAATGTCAAGCTGATCTCAGACATATAAAactgcttctggttttatttgccAGTCATCCTCTGATTTAAAATTCATACATTTACATCTTTCTTACATGAATGAGCTGACTGCTCTAGAGACAAGTACCAAGAAAGCACTTgtgttttcaggaagaaatcAGGTTGTCATGTTTCTAGAATTTGAGAAGCAATTACTGCTTGCTTTCTCAGTCATGCTGTCCACAGAAATGCTTCAGGCCTTTGTatgtctgctctgcagcatATGGAGTAGCTGgcagaaatttattttgattcAGTTAGTCTATTGATTTGTGCATCTTCACTCTGTAAAATACCTGGTTTTGAGCACAGAATTGAAATCATGATTTCTCCTGAGAGATGAGAATTAATTTCTCGTAAATTTAGCTTAACACATTTTTAAGTGTTCTCCTGTCTCAAGCCTCCCCTTTGAACATTCCTTTGGCATTTCCAGCTTTTGTAAGCATATCAGCTGATCATAAACAAGATTTATTTGCACATTTGGATATGACTTAcagatatttcagatttttttcttctgggaacAATAATCTGGAGAATTTGGAGATTGAATGTAGTGTTCTGGCAGCATCCTTACCCTTAATCAGTGTTGCTATTAAACAGTGATTAAGACATCATGCttctgtataaaaatatttaatgtggGTTTATAATCTCCTCCTTGGTGCACAGTGAATTTGAGCATGCTCAGTAAATGAGTCCTGTTTTCTCCTCAATTCCCTTGTTCAGTTGGCCTTACTCCATTGGACTAAACTTTGCATGTGCATGACCTGAAGGATATGGAGAAGTCCTCAACTGTGGAGAACCTGTTGGGAGAGACAGGCAGTGGGAAAGAAGTTAATGAAGATGTGGTCTTCTGGTCTTAATTTGCTTTAAGACATCTCTATAATTGGGCATGTTGTTGGATAAGGCATCGTTCCACATGCTTTACTTCAACAGAAGTGGGCTGGAGACCTTTTACTTCTGTAACAGTAGCAATGTCTAATTGCATACTGGAGTGAAATGAATTCTGCCAGTTGATAGCATCTGGGAAAAAGCCAAAGAATGGTGTTTGGCTTGATTATCAGTATAgaattgtgtgtgtgtaaatagTGTTCCTTGCTGATGATGATTACACAAAATTCCAGCTAGCAAATTCCCTctcagaaataacattttgataTCAAGCCATATAATAAGAGACTGGTAATTCCTAGTGACTTTTCAACCACCAGGTTATGGGAAGgataaacagaataaaaaccaTGTTAAAAAGCTGTATAAAACCCCTTCTTTAAGTCAGTGTTTTGACCCAATAagtggaagaaagcagaagttttcaGGACTGGCTCATTAATGCCTTACAAGGCATCCTGCTTGCCTGGAGTGGCAGCTGTGCTGATGTGCACCGATTTGTGTCAGGGGAGAATGCTGAATCTACATATTTAGGATTAATTCTGAGCAGGCATAAATAGCAGATACTTTGGGAACAGAATTATTCTGATAAGGATCAGTGAGAGTCCTGAACACCCAGAAGTGCAATTGATATGATTTCTGTCAGATTGCActgtctctttctcttccagCCTTACAGTACAAGAGTGTTTAGGAGGAGTagggttttaatttttgctttctttttaaattgttctcATTGTTCtactggagaggaaaaaaaccagtattacctcattctttttctccccaagaCAGATTGTGTAAggacttaaaacattttttttttatcgtTTCTGAGAGCAGTTTTTAGAGGAAAAATGACATGTATTGGGAAAAGAATATGTGTTTGCTGAAGTACTTCAGTCCCACTAAGAACTTCTGTAGGTATTTGGATCTGAGTAGACAGAAATTCTCTTGCATGTTGTCTTCTCTCTCCATTTTCCAGTGCTTCTGAGCTGCCTGGGCCTCTGCGTGGTTGCAGCATCCGAAAACTTGCAACAGCCCCTCTCAGTCTTGTCTGTAAATTCTGGGAAGAAAGTGTCACGTTTTAATGTGGCTCTTCTGCTCCCCTGTCCCTGAGTAGGAATGtctgcttcagcatcctggtgCTCAGCAATGGTTTAACAAACTTTGAAGACAACAAATGTtcttgtaataataaaaaagcaaagcaggattGCCTGGGGATTCCTTCCTGGAAGTTTCACAACTTTTCCTTGGAATTAAAAAAGGGCTTGAGAGGGgagcttcagctgcttctgctgctgcttgtaaCCAAACACGCTTTCATCCAGCTCTGCATGATTATTTAAACATGAATGTTTATTGAGACGGTGCTCTTGCTTTCAGAATGCTCCAGTgatgatgtatttttattagcATCTTGGATTATGTGTGGGAAGGttggggtgtgtggggggaaaTGGTGATGTGAGCTGTGAATAAAATATATCACTGTCTAatgtcagaaaatattaaatatggTTACAGGAAGTTAAAGCAAGAAACATACCCTTCATTTTAATAGTAGCTCTTGAAACCTAAGAAGGTTTTTCTAAAGCTAAAGGCTTTTCCAAGGAAGAAAGACTGCAGTAGCATCAACTCTCTGCTTCTGGGAGGCTAGTGAGTCAAATAAAACTATGAAACTACAGAATAATCCCACTTTGCATTGTTCTGGGAGAGGCCTGAGGATGGTCTGATATGGAGGTGGCTAAACATCTTCTGTAAGCTAGTAAACAGTAATTCTGAGGCAAAGTTTCCTGAAAAGAAGTAAgtttaaaacagaattaaaagccTCCCTGTcaagttttctcttttgcctTATGCTTCAGTGATGTGCAGTGAGATCAGGCTATGTTCCTGATGGTGATGCCAGCACTGAAAGCTTTGTGTCTGCTCTGATCTGCATATAAATTCCTTAGTGCTCTGCTACCAGTTGGTGTGAAAGGATGAAATTCCACTCAGGTGTTGGAATCTCTTACATCCTCTCCAccactttttcctccttccacaaAACTGCAGGAAGCTGGGTTGAACCAGACTGCCAGTGGAGCAGGATGATGGTTCTAGCTGGGACAGATCCATAGGCTTTGCAGGTTGCTTGCAAATAATCAGGctacacagctttttttttttttttttttttaatagaaaagcagatttttttaatagcctgAATGTCTCCTTTTTTGCCAGCGTGGTTCCTTTCATGGCTTCTTCCCATTGATATGAGATACATGGAGCAAAAACTCCGGAtccattttcagttttgaaatgtgAATGCTCTTCAGTTTCCTGTTGAAACAGTAATTCTTCTTTTGAGTATCTGGAGCTTAGAAAAACGACTGGaataagattttttaattttttaaaaaagagagtcTCTGTGTGCAGTCATGATCACACAAGGATTTAAGGGAAAAACAGCTGAGGACTTGAGGAAGAAGTTTGTCaggcttctctttctctttgagATTCCAGTCAAAAAGCACAGAGCCTCTTCTGCAACATGAAGTGTGTTTCAGAGGTTAAATTTCTCTTAAtgcaaaggggtttttttggttttttttttcctgaaaaatctaGATGCTGACATAAAAGTAAATATGGTGGAAGGATCTAGATAGGACTGCAGGAAATGCAGGGAGGGTTGAGCTCTGGAAGTGACAGAACTAGGAACTGGGTTAATCTAGGAGATCCTGAACATGCTTAGCTCCTACCTCAAAAATTGGATAAAATTAGTCTGAAAGGcttttaaactattttatttttaaccatgTGTAGGAGGCCAGCAGTATTTGCAGACAAATTAACCAAATTGGGCCTAAATCTTCTCATTTATACCCAAAGTTTGGGAAATGCTTCGGCAGTGATGtagaggaaagggaaatggagCTCAGGGAGTGCTCCTTGGTAGTTTCTGTAATTCTGCTGAGTGTGACAGGAAGATTATAGGCTGAGCATCAGGAAACTGTCAGCAAGTGGAAtgcaggcagctgagcagaCGAGGTTTGTTGTGACACTCTGTGTGCAGCTTTGTGACTCGGGTGCTCGGTTGTCTTTTTTCTGTAGACACCGAGGGCATCAACGGCAGAGAGGAATCTGTGAACCTTAATGATGCTGACGAAGGGTTTTCCTCAGGAGCTTCCCTCAGCAGCCAGCCAGTCGGGACCAAACCTCTGCCAGCTGGAGCCCAGAAGGGCAGCTTCAGGAAAACGGCGAGCGGGCGTTCTGCTAAGGATAAAGAAACCTCCCCTGCCGTAAAATCCAACGAGGGCCCTCGAGATCCAGCAGCCTGGAAGCAGTATGTGCACCAGTCCATGGACCTAGATGCAGAGCTACAGGAGATGACACCCACTAAGAAACACCTCAGCCTGCCTGCTGGGCAGGTGGTGCCAAAAGCCAACAGTTTGAGCCTGATCAGGACCGCCAGTGCTTCCTCCAGTAAATCTTTTGACTATGTGAATGGCAGTCAAGCGGGCTCCAGTGTGGGAGCTGGCTCAGAGAGTGGTACCAACCTGGCAGCTGGCAACACCAACAGGTTTTCCACCATCAGCCTCCAAGAGGACCGCCTAGGCCAAGCTGGGGAAGGCAAAGAtctcctgtccccaggagctCCCCTCACCAAGCAGTCTCGATCTCCGAGTTTCAATATGCAGCTGATATCCCAGGTGTAAATTGGACTCCCTTCCTTAGgactccctcttttcccctggATCCCCAGGCAAGTTCATCCTTAGGCAACCGTCGTCCCACAGTGTGAAAATACTGACTGTTGTGATCTTGTTTGATTTGGTTTAGCTATCATACTGTATTACTGAAACAGCAATAATTCTTCCCTCACCTTcgccctccccttctcccctcctcgTAAACATGGTTGTGAAGCAGTATATAATGTACTGTATGCCTTTTTCCatgccttcctttctccttggGTGACGTGCAATCCATCGTAGGCTGATCAGTCCCATTTCAGCACTGTGAGACTGGAGACGCCGTGGGAAATGGTGAATGTGATCCCTCTGAGCTGAGTGAGGCTTTGGCTTGGGGCAGGAATAGAAACGGGTTTGTTTGCTCGGTCTGCAGTACTGCAAAGACTACTGGATCATGACTTCTCTTTCTCAGAACCAGGAGTGCCTCAGAGATTTCTGGTGTGACTTTGGACCT
Proteins encoded in this region:
- the FAM126B gene encoding protein FAM126B isoform X1; protein product: MLGSERGVVEEWLSEFKALPETQISSYAATLHRKKPLVPALYKVIQDPNNELLEPVCHQLFELYRSSEVRLKRFTLQFLPELIWVYLRLTASRDRQSNGCIEALLLGIYNLEIADKDGNNKVLSFTIPSLSKPSIYHEPSTIGSMALTEGALCQHDLIRVVYSDLHPQRETFTAQNRFEVLSFLMLCYNSAIVYMPASSYQSLCRMGSRLCVSGFPRQQEKRWKEHCGRVVLDPDFMVQLLTGVYYAIYNGQWDLGQEVLEDIIYRAQLELYSQPLLVANAMKNSLPFDAPDSSQDGQKVLKVEVTPTVPRISRTAITTASIRRHRWRREDGFDFSNEADSSIPGSPTQHGSTDLGIKREQEGEVLVRKTPEHGFPEPTLAAATTEDTEGINGREESVNLNDADEGFSSGASLSSQPVGTKPLPAGAQKGSFRKTASGRSAKDKETSPAVKSNEGPRDPAAWKQYVHQSMDLDAELQEMTPTKKHLSLPAGQVVPKANSLSLIRTASASSSKSFDYVNGSQAGSSVGAGSESGTNLAAGNTNRFSTISLQEDRLGQAGEGKDLLSPGAPLTKQSRSPSFNMQLISQV
- the FAM126B gene encoding protein FAM126B isoform X2, translated to MLGSERGVVEEWLSEFKALPETQISSYAATLHRKKPLVPALYKVIQDPNNELLEPVCHQLFELYRSSEVRLKRFTLQFLPELIWVYLRLTASRDRQSNGCIEALLLGIYNLEIADKDGNNKVLSFTIPSLSKPSIYHEPSTIGSMALTEGALCQHDLIRVVYSDLHPQRETFTAQNRFEVLSFLMLCYNSAIVYMPASSYQSLCRMGSRLCVSGFPRQQEKRWKEHCGRVVLDPDFMVQLLTGVYYAIYNGQWDLGQEVLEDIIYRAQLELYSQPLLVANAMKNSLPFDAPDSSQDGQKVLKVEVTPTVPRISRTAITTASIRRHRWRREDGFDFSNEADSSIPGSPTQHGSTDLGIKHTEGINGREESVNLNDADEGFSSGASLSSQPVGTKPLPAGAQKGSFRKTASGRSAKDKETSPAVKSNEGPRDPAAWKQYVHQSMDLDAELQEMTPTKKHLSLPAGQVVPKANSLSLIRTASASSSKSFDYVNGSQAGSSVGAGSESGTNLAAGNTNRFSTISLQEDRLGQAGEGKDLLSPGAPLTKQSRSPSFNMQLISQV